attttcatataattttttttgaaatccaaCTTAAATTAAGTAGTGAACTGGCTGAGTTTTAAATTGACTCATGCAACTaggtcaaatttaataataatgagttttgtttttaatttaaaatatatgtaaataataaattttagcaattaaaaaagattcttatttatttatttattttttgtcaaatcaaCTATTGTGCATGCCATTACGCCCCCCCCAAATTGAAAATCTACCCCACATTTTAGCCTCATGATTTCTCCCCCACATGAAAATTTAACCCCTTTTACTTTCTCTTGGGGTTTGGGAAATTTGGAATTTACCCTCTTCTTTTTCCTTACCTTACCCCCTTGTAATTTCtcttggaaaaacaaaaaggccGAGTAAATTGAGAATGTTGTAGATGGGCCTAGGCCTAATGCACGTGGCAATGATAGGATTATTTGGTCCAAAGGGTACATAAAATGATGATGACACACGTGAGGATAGTTCATCAATGGTGCAAAGGGTTGTCAGGAGAGCATCACCATCATCATGATCTACATTCTAAGGTGTTTTCTAAAGTATTTCTGGGACCGTTTTCTTCGAGGAATGTCTATAAAAAGTGGGACATTACCCCTTCATTTGTGAAGAAATAGAGGCCATACCATGTCTCCCTCTCACGCTCAAGCCACCCATTCCTTTCATTTCTTTAACAATTTCTTCACGgtccttgatatatatatatatatatatatatatatatatatatatatatatatatatatatatataaaattcaattttctaaGGGGGGTCTTAATTTCCAAAAGCATTATAGTTAGTGGGATCTTAGCAATGCTCACTTACTTAGAGGCCCCCATCATGCAACTTCTCTTGAACCAAAAAGAAGAGAGCCTCTCGATTTTTCCTTCTATTGCCTTGGATCAAAGTCTTACTATCTATATATGGGGCCAACCACAACAAGCCGTGGTGGGCATAGAAGCATGGTGGGATGAGTCAACTCGGTTTGGAGGTTCTACACTGTGTTGATGAGCTCCAATTTGAAGTCTTGACTCGATTGGATTATCCATTTTGGCTAGTGTGGTAGGTCTAGCTCCACCAACTCGAAGCTCTACAGTGAGCTAGCTAGGTTGAGTTAATTTTTGCCCGTTTGTTCATAGACTTTAATTTATTTGGCTAGATAGGAGTACGGCCAAGGTCACAGGGCGAATGCAGCCCACATGCAAACGCATGTATTTTTCTTCTATGCTTTTTGAAATCAAGCAAAGTGACAATTcataaaagttaaaagaaaagggtgtGATCGTCGGTTGCACGCTATTCCTTATGTGATGGTTGATGGTTTTCCACTTTAATAATGAAATTTGGTGTCAAGATCATAGTTGCATGGTCCCTCTATTTTGTGCTTTTGACCAAACCAAATCCACTACTTTAAATCTTGTCAAATCAATCCCTACCTCTACTCCCATTTATGAAATGAAGTTTCAAGATatagtattaattaaaatccaaCATGAGGTAAAGCTTGAATTATGAATAGGAGGGTTGACagtttacttttttaaaaaaaaattaaaataatgttattttaataaaaaaaaattaaaaaacaagaatctaGATGCTAATAGTTGAGCTTTGATGATCAGATCAAGGCCAAAACTATCAAGTCAttaaattaatctagatttttaaCTGCTAccagttatattttattttattttttgtgatcaAAACCGGTTAAAATCTCGGATTCAAAAGTCCTAATCTAACCATTcggtttttaaaataatggtaCAAGATATAATTTGGCCGtacataaaaagataaaaaaaaggttctatCCAATGTCAAAAATCTTCGAGAGCATGCACCACCGAAACACTTTCATGCAGAAAAAGGTTGCAACTCTAATTATGTTGCCTAAATCTAAATTCATGACTTCATTTTGTTCGAAGAACTCAGTAGATTGAGTTCTCAAAAGTTCTAACACTTTGTTACCAACTCGAGTTTGAATCGAAAGGAAGCTggataaacaaatttatttggaaaaatgcaaaattaacATGGGAATATTGAATTACCTTCTTAAAACTTCATCGATCGAGGAGTGACTTGATTATTCTCACTACAAAGAAATCGACCATACAATATCTTAAACCATTGAAAAGATTATTCAAGAACCCTTCCTTTTATGTAATTCGAAGTCATGATTTTTCTCTACAAGAGAAACATGCTGGAGTTCACCCCAATTATGATTGAGCAAGGGAACATATACagtccttttgttttgtttttttttttttttaattatttaacaatgTTCATTTGATGGATCCAACACCGCACCTCAAGATCAAAAAGAGAAGGActtccatgttaataaaaaagagaaaaaagaagaaggactcCCACATGTACCTATCCAATTGATGATGTTAATGAGCACACTAGCCCTAATGTGTGTGGTTATATAATGCCGATGTACGTGTGAACCAGAAGCCATTAATGGAGTTGACAATTCTCCATAATTGGTCTCTGATTCCTTCATCTGAAAAACATCAGCATTCATTTGAGATCGAGAGCACCCCATTACTCAGCCAATAATTGTGCTTCATGGGATTGACTGGAATTGTAGCATGGTAGACAATCCAGCAAGAGCTTAGGGTTTTGACTCCAAACTGTGGATCAAAATGATCTCTGGACACCGACAGCAACTAAGCTCGCCTCTTGCTATCAGCCACATTCCACCATGATCATGACTTCTTCGAGAAAAAAACTTCCATGGCGTCGATAATGGTCCAAGTCCGATATTACAGGATGAAAGTGGAAGACTAAGCCATGAACTAGCTAGTGGTATCATCACTTGACATTTTGATGGATGATTGCATCACAAACCATTATATGGATCTTTGCATCATTCTCTGCTTGGTTTCTGACCGTCAAAACCTCCACCATCATTTCTTCTTTGAGGGGCTGCTGGGGTGCGTGGCAACAAGAGAGGGAGCCAGCGTGCACTCATGCTAGCTAAGAGTGGAGTCAGATTGATCCGCGTGGACTAGGACACTTGATTGCCTTCTTTTCCTCCTGGAATAATTATTAACGATTCGTTTAAGCCATAGTTTAATCCATGCATCCAGTTGCATGCAATTTTCAGATTTCTGATCTTGTTGCCACAACTCATTATAGCTcataatatatagtttattaaaTGATGATTTTAGCTTCAGAGTTTTAAgtcaaagaaatataatttcgGCTTTCTTTTCTTATGATATATGTGGTAggtggaaataaatattaatttgaactcTATAATTTGAAGTGTTTAATGTGATGGTCTTTGAACaaattttttatagtgtttaattattatcttaaaaaagataaaaacaataaagataaagaagatatattttatatactttctcttttaaaaatacaaaaaaatattccaaaattgtctcaaaaatatattatcttatgtCTTTacttatatatatgtatgtatatatatgtatgtatgtatgtatgtctCATTTATTCTGGAATACTAACGAGATGCAAGTTTTCTATATATCACTAAGATattgtaaaatacaaaagaataataaaaacccGATAAAGAACTTTTTTCCATTCCGAGattactttaattaaaaaaaaactttgaagctgatatttaaaaaaataattaaattttaagggatgaaattgaaaaataaatattcaaaacaaaatatatataacaatcaaaagtttgaggatcaaatttaatataatcagcaaataatatgatatttctaactttttcacaactttcgaaaagtgttttccgttaaaaaaaaaaaaaaacttttctgaaaaccaaaccaaatttttctttgactaaaaaatattttccgttaaccaacttttttaatggcaaataaatacaaaaaatttaaaaaataattttctgaaaattaattagttttcaaaaaataaacatatcctAAGACTTTATCTTGATTGATGGACAGAAGATACCCTTActgtaagaaataaaaagataaaaccctaaaaaatgacattctaaattaattaagttatattCTTAATTCCAAACACAAGTTATTTTGAGGAGTAAATATACCATTAATTAATCGTCAATCAACATGGTTGAGAGCCAATATAGAGAGTGAAAGTAGAGCACCACCAATTGTCTATCTGCATCGGAAAGAAAATCCAGCCTCCGGAATCTTCTTAGGGTTTGCAAATCAAGTAGCGGTACATTGTACTGTGAGAAAAGGACATGCCAAACCGTCTTCTTTGTTAATCTCCACACCTTTTTTAATGGCTACCACATTTTGACTCATTTTTTATCACTAAGAACAAGATCCCATTTATCGAAAGATCTACGGCTACTGTTGGTTCCTAGCcacttttttcaagaaaaatattggtGAAATTAATAACACTGTTGGGAAAAGAATTAGTGAATACAGTaacaaaattttctatttagaatagcaatatttattaataaaatattaaatggataagaataaaaagagaagagataGAGAGAAGATAAAATCTCCTTGAAGTTCCGGTCATAACACTATCAATTTAACCAGAAAGATTTTGACGAGAAGAATTCAACGActttaataaaattcattagCACTAAAGATAAACGGACCTCCCTTCATTTTTGGACGATAAATATGACTTACTTGGatcatcattattaatatttattggtGTTGTTTAATTGATctcattatgatttttttgatgatgttgtaattaaaactttgatgtgtttttaagatttttttttttctctcctctctcttgttttataataattagatgagataaaaattgttttaagataaatttattttacatggttatcttaatttatttaattaaacatgttCAAGCTCTTTTTATATCCATCCCTTTTATTTCATATAACATTAACTAAACACAAGTGAATCAATCACACTATGAGGAGGCTTCTTTTACCAAAAATTCTTGAAGAGCTCTCCAAATGGGAACCGGCACAATTCTTCCATGCATCTTCTTCAAACTTATTCAAACTACAGCAAATCCCGGTGCCTCCGATAAGATCAAAATCTATTCACTCAATCAGGATCGAGAAACATAAACGATACACAAACATGGAACAACGCGCGCGATTTGGAAGGTGCCTCCGACTATATCACTAATTAATTGACTAACATACTGTGAACCAGTGAGATCTGTCTTGTTCTATCCTTGTTTTCAACCatcataagaaataattttaagaatatcAGTCAAAATGGGCTACAGATCAGGAGTCGTGGCACCTTTTCGTTTTGTTCTTGTTATGTACAGAACAGTTTACATTACAGGAGATCGATCCAGAAAAGGTTTGGCGGAGACAGGGAGGATGAGAATAAAGAAACAGGTGAAAGAGGCGGAGAGAAAAAGGGACGACGGTGATTGCTACCACACTCAATTGGTTCAGAGGCACGTTTATCTAGAGATGGAAAGGTAACATGGCTGCCTGTTGATGATCCGACAAGTAAACAAGCATATCGTTCATTGCCCTTCCATTGGTAGGCAAAGGCTAGAAAGGCAAGGCTTAAAAGGAAGCAACTTTTGAATATCTAGCGAAACTCTCTCGCTCCCATTTTAGAAATTTCAAAGACCAGTCTCTCGTATCCTCTTCTTTTATGACCCCAAAAATGCTCCAAATTAACCAACACTCGCCATGTGATGTGAATGAGCAAGTGGGGTTTTCTTAAATCCATGTACTgtcctgcttcttcttctttttttaataaattactatATGATATTTGATTAGTTtagataaatatagaaaaacataAACGTGTTTAGCTGAAGAAATAAAAGTAAAGACAtgaaatacatattttttcgagttaattttagagtaaaattttatattttgtatgtgGCAAGTCACTAGCTAAACGctactaattaaattatcagGCAACTCCTCCATGTTATTGTGTCATGAATCATCCCCACCTCATGTATCCATTAGTCAACCCTAATCGATTGTCAGAATTAAAGCAACCCATTCACTGCATTTTCACAAAATCTGATCAATTCAAGATCCATATTGATTGTAGAGATTTTGATGCAACTTAATATACATTTTGCACCACTCAAGACCTAATTGCGTGCTCATTTGTCGAATTAGGGCTACATAAATTTAGATCAAATTGCACCACTTGctctaaattatattaatttattgagaCCTTATAACTCCACGATGCTGTAAAAGGCAGACCATTTTACGATCCAGGGCACTATTTTCGTTTTGTGATCGTACGTAGTGCATGAAGGATGCTTACCATTCATTGTCACTTTGGAATATATACATACAAGTCAACAGCCTcttatacatttatttattcaagGTTGTACAGGGAATTTgccttttcaagattttttttaacaataatgatatttttaattacatcgGTTTTCATGAACAGGGCTACATCTATCTCCTTCTAATTATCAGGTTTTAGATGGACCattcaaaaaaaatgaaaaaaaaaatgtgagaattaaattcatttatcttcATTCTCACAAAAtatcaagaacaaaacaaaaaatcagagttaaatttaaaattgtgacATCACGTTCGTTAAATCTGCTATATatctttaaaattctttttgaagGGTTTTGATGAGAATAATTAACTCCAAGAGATATTTcactttaattataaaatgaaacaaaaaaattcaaaaacaatattaatttattcgaagaagaagggaagtatatatctaattattgatatatatgaTGTTACAATCTAATTAACCACAGATCTACGATTTTATTGGAATCCATTAATTAGAAGATTATTATTGCTACGATCATCAATAAGTACaagaaaataatcaattcaaataGTTTTTAACAGCATTAATCCTTCTTTTTCAGCTCGTATAGTTACTTGAGTGTTCTTTGTACTcttaaaatcttttgaaaaacaatatcatgATTCCAGACGTAGGAGATCACTAGATTCCTCTTTTCTTATGTTCTTGTGTCAAAAGTTTTTAGCTAGACAATTAATAATTCACATGGAACAAACATACTAATTAACAAGAAAGATTACCTCATAAAAgttcaagaggaaaaaaaaaaacaattatgacatGGCCCCCCTccttcttttttgaaaaaaatagcatCTTAGGAGAGAAAGTGTTTCCTAGCAcacgtcttcttcttcttcattctatggacaaaagaataaaaaatagttttttatttaattattaaactcaaaaaaaaattgcatgcttagaaaataattgtaaaataattcttataattcaataaattttttatttttatatttagaaaaaaagtaagaattattttttatattttatatttttatatttagagaaCACTCTTGTATTTTGGTTGAGCTAACCGAAAACTTTCTCatttttagttaaatataatttatatatttatcaaaaaggAAAAGGGGAGAGAAATCCACAATGCAAGACTCCACTCGCTTCAAAATCCCCTTGAGTTTCAAACCCATAAAAGACAAAATACCTTTCAATAATAAACATGTCTCACACACTGTCTTGCATGTGAGTGTTGCAAATTTTATTATCTCATTGattaatttaagtaaaaaatttatttttatcacctCTTTATACGTGTCATTGTATTTATATTCTGCTCTGGTCCATTTGCGGCTAGTTCTCGATTACGACGGGTCAGATGGATTGATGTGAGTTAATTTggaataatttagttttttttattttataaaaataataaaaggttattatttaaaaaaaaaaattaatagtttttaatctaagttttttatttttgaataaatcaagtcacgagtcaatttaaatttttaaattgaccgcactagatttttttttttcttttctcattcaCTATGCTATTTGTAATGGTATCAAATTAAATAGGCAGTCACCCCCTACAATACAATATAGCCTTCATGTGATGCTCTCCTCTTTTATAATGCTTATATGTGATCTCCATCTCCCATTCCTGAATTATTTCCTCCCCCATTACCTTCTGTTTCCTCTCTAGATTCCTCTCTCAAACCaccttctctcttttcttcttttacacACACCAAGTACTTCTCATTGATCGATCCCATCTAGCTAGCTATAATATATATCTAGCCTTTTGTTGCTTGTTGTACAcagtacataaaaaatattgatcaacGATATTATGGCTCTTGAAACATGGCTAATAAAGGTAAAAACAGCAATATCTCACAGTTTTGATTCAGTCATAACCTCCAATCCAATCCCAAAACCATCAAAGAGAGCTTCAGTTGGAGTTTTAGCTTTCGAAATCGCAGGTCTTATGTCAAAGCTTTTCCATCTTTGGCAATCTCTTTCAGACAAGAACATAATTCGTGTGCGCAATGATTCTATCTCTCTTGAAGGAGTTCGCAAAATAGTCTCCAACGACGAGTCCTTCCTTCTCGGCCTCGCGTGTGCCGAGATGGCTGAGAATCTTAGGCTCATCGCCAAATCTGTTTCGAGATTAAGCAAGAGGTGTGAGGACTCGGGTTTGCGGCGTTTCGAGCGTTTGTTCGATGATTTTACCAACTTGGGGAATGACGCCAATTGTTGGGTCTTGAGTTGGAAAGACATGGAAGCCAAAACCAAGAAGATGGACAGGTACGTGACTGTAACGGCGACGCTGTATAAAGAGATGGAGGAGCTGTCTGCATTGGAGAATGGATTAAGGAAAGCTTTACAGTGTGGTGAACTTGAAGGAACAACCAAAGAACAAAAGGTTTTGGATCTTCAACAGAAGATATTGTGGCAGAGACAGGAGGTGAAGTACCTCAAAGAGAGATCTCTTTGGAATAGAAGTTTTGATACGATTGTCTTGATCCTTGCCAAGTCCATTTTCACTGTTTTAGCAAGGATCAAGCTGGTTTTTGGCATAGCACATGGCTATCCAACTTCTTTACCTCGCAGTCTCTCAGCTTCTGCAACGGTGCATCCAACAGAGAACCCTACTAC
The genomic region above belongs to Populus alba chromosome 12, ASM523922v2, whole genome shotgun sequence and contains:
- the LOC118060693 gene encoding protein PSK SIMULATOR 1 — protein: MALETWLIKVKTAISHSFDSVITSNPIPKPSKRASVGVLAFEIAGLMSKLFHLWQSLSDKNIIRVRNDSISLEGVRKIVSNDESFLLGLACAEMAENLRLIAKSVSRLSKRCEDSGLRRFERLFDDFTNLGNDANCWVLSWKDMEAKTKKMDRYVTVTATLYKEMEELSALENGLRKALQCGELEGTTKEQKVLDLQQKILWQRQEVKYLKERSLWNRSFDTIVLILAKSIFTVLARIKLVFGIAHGYPTSLPRSLSASATVHPTENPTTCNIVSGPLKSSKLEGNKESSNGFFESNSKLLKPPPTTLGAAALALHYANLIIVMEKMIKSPQLVGVDARDDLYSMLPNSIRSSLRARLKGVGFSASDPVLAGEWRDALGRILAWLSPLAHNMIKWQSERSFEQQNLLPKTNVLLLQTLFFANKEKTEAAITELLVGLNYIWRFEREMTAKAFFECANFNGFLNPHQSST